TGAGGAGGCCAGTAGGTACTTGGAGGAGGAGTGGGGGCTTGACGTGATAAGGGTGAGGATACCTCAGGTGGAGGCGGGAGGCGGCGGTGTCAGGTGCGCCTCCAGGGAGTACTTCCCGGAGGGTTGAGCTCCCCGCTCTTTATCACAATAATGTTTACTTTGTTTCCACAATATGAGAATTAAGATTAATATGATATCCTCATCTACCATCTCAATTCATAAAAATGATAAGATTAGGGATTTTCATTCAAATTTCGTTAATTTTATAAACCACCTTCCTTCAATGAGGGATCGGGAGCTACTATGACGGTGGAGAGGGTCAAAACCGGAATACCCGGCTTCGATGAGCTCGTGGACGGAGGCATACCCAGGAGGAACATAGTGCTGCTATCAGGAGGCCCCGGGACGGGGAAGACGATATTCAGCCAGCAGTTCCTTCACTACGGGCTAACACTAGGCGAACCCGGGGTCTTAGTGACGTTAGAGGAACACCCGGTCCAGGTTAGGAGGGAGATGGCGGCCTTCGGATGGGACGTGAGGAAATACGAGGAGGAGGGGAGCTTCGCCATAGTCGATGCTTTCACCGGTGGCATAGGGGAGGCTGCGAGGAGGGAGAGGTTCGTGGTTAGGAGCGTTGATGATGTAGGGGAGTTCATGGACGTTTTAAGGGAAGCTCTGAGGGATACTAAAGCCCAGAGGGCAGCTATAGACTCCGTATCAACTCTCTACCTCACCAGACCCGTCACAGCTAGGAACGTCCTGATGCAACTCAAGAGGGTCCTCTCGGGACTGGGGGTAACGGCCCTGCTGGTCTCTCAGGTCAGCGTGACCGAGAGGGGTTTCGGAGGTCCCGGGGTCGAGCACGCCAGCGATGGGATAATAAGGCTGGATTTAGATGAGGTCAATGGGGAACTCGTGAGGAGCCTCATAATATGGAAGATGAGGGGTACGAGGCACGATATGAGGAGACACCCGTTCGAGATAACTGATGATGGTATAAGAGTTCACCCGGATAGGATTCTGAGGGAGAGGAGCTTGAGAGGTGATTGATGTGAGTGAGGAGATTCCACTCAAACCCGTTGGTAAGGAGGACGTTAGGAAGCTGGAGTTAGCCCTCCTGCTCGGTACGCTACTCAGGCCCGATGTGCTGGAGAAGGTCAGGAGCTCCGAGGACAGGTTGACTTGGCTGGACTCACTGGTAGTGGCAGCAGGCGCGTTAGCTAGGGAGAGAGCTGGTTACAGCGCTTCTAAGATAGCTGATGAGCTCGGTAGGACCGAAGCGACCATCAGGAACCACTTGACCGGTAAGACTGAAGCTGGGAAGCTAGTGAGGGAGACTTACGATGGGATAAGGAGCAAGGGAGTTCTTGAGATACCTATGGTATCTCAGAGGGAGCTCGAGGAACTCAGGGAGAGGATCAGGAGGTACGAGGATTTGCTCAGGGAGCTGGAAGAGAGAATGAAGGAGTTGGAGGATCTGATGCTGAGGATGAAGGAACTATTTAGCAAATTCGGTCCCAGCTAAGGGTTTTAAACTCAGCCAGTACTTCACCCATGACATAACACCTTGCCGATGCGTCACCAATATTTAGACTATTAAAAACATCGATCAGCTGAGGGAATCCCGAGCAAATAAAACTCCATATTCATGCAATGTTCTCTTAAATGAAACATATCGGGTGAAGCATTCAGATTTTTAATATAGACTTTCCGTTGTCGGACCGATAGATGTTCCTTTAAGAACCCATCATGTTTAAATAATGAGACACCTTAAGCGTCTTAAATGATGGTCTAGGTGGGATGAATGAAAAAAACGTCGTTGGTGGTACTCCTCTCGATCTCGCTCCTACTACCCCAGGCGCTAGACGTCAGAGCCGCACCTACCCCTCTCCCGATAATGGTAAACGAGTACGTAAATGCCACGATCTCAACCGAGGGCTTCGGTTACCTCTGCGGTCCTTGGAACGTGAGCGGCCGCATAGTAATACTGAACAACAACTCCGGTGAGACTGTATCCGATATATGGATCCCGATATACAGGCCCGAGGGCCTGACGATAACGGTCCTCTCAGCTCCTAATTACGCCGACGTCAGGAGCGGATCACCACCTAGCTACGTGGGAGCCGACAACCCTTCACCACAGCCCGGGTTCGAGCTCGAGTTCTGGCACGTGACCAGGCTCGTGAGCGGCGACAGCGTGACCTTAAGCTATACCTACCACGGAACGGGATGCGCCGGCATATTAGTTCAGGAGAGATACGATCCGGTTAAGATAGTCAATGGAGTGAGCTCAAACATCCGAGTGAAGCTGAACTTAACGAACACATTCGACTTCGACGTGGACGTCAAGGTGAAGAAGGTGCTGCCGGCTGACAACGGCGCAGAGGGGTGGCAGAACGCACAGAGCAACCCCGCCTTCTCTGGAACCCCGAGCGCCAACGTGGGTAGCGTGAGTTACTCCGCCAACTACAAGGAGCTTTACTGGACCGACGACGGCAGCTGGCCCGACGGTTGGTTCACCCTCGCGGCCGGGGCCAGCGGGAACTCGACCTTCCAGATAACGGGGACCCCGGACCTGAGCGAGGTAGGCGGTTACACTCAGAAGATAACTTTAGGCACAGTCTACGTCTACATCAAAGCTGATCGCACCTTCACGGGCCTGACGGTAGGCAAGGTCTTCGCTATAAGCGATGCCACAGTTGAGGCCAAGAAGGAGCAGGACACCACGAACCCGAACGTCTGGAAGGAGACGCTGGTGTTTTACGATACGAGCGCTGTGTTCAGGTACGACCTCTTCAACACCACGTTATGGGCCACAGAAGGCAACACCCCGGACTCCGCCCTGATAGCGGGTTCCCGAAACACGCAGCAGGTCTTCAACATAACCCAGCTCGATCCGGGCCAGAGCTACGATTACGGGCCCTTCAGCTTCACCTACAACGGGGTACCGAAGGTCTGGGGATTGGCTAAGTTCAGGATAACGAACGACGATACGAGGGGTTGGTGGAGCTACTACAACTTCACGGTGACGGGACCGGATCCCCATAGGAGCAGGTACCAGGTGCACGAGGAGATATGGGCCGTCAGGGGATACCTGGTCAAGGCCAAGAAGGAGGTTGTCTCCGAGTCGACAGCCGGATGTTACGCGATAGGAATCACGTTACAGAACATAGGTGAGTGGGCAGCCCCCTACGTGGAGTTCTACGACGTGGTACCCTTGGGCTTCAATCCCGATCCCAGCGCTACGGAGGGCGGTATGATATTCAGACCCCTGAGCATGCTGGCCCTCGACGCTGACCCGAGCAGCCCGCCGGACTACAGCTTGATCACGAACCCCTCGGGCTACTCAAAGGGCTACGTCTGGAAGGCTTATCCCATACCAGCACCTCAGAGCGGTTTCACGGTCTACTTCGAGCGACCAGGGGTCTGGAAGACAGTAGAACTAGTTTTCAGTGATGGTAGCAGGGAGCAACTAGAGGTCATGTACGACGCATCCGGCGGATGCGTTCAGATAGGACAGGGTGATTGTTACGTGGAGGGAGATAACTTCCTAGCGTACAACGATTGGTTCTACGTTCACTACGTAGACCCCAACCTGACGACGGGAGGAGGTGGATGGGTGGTCATAACGGCATCGGGGAGCTACGAGAACCTGAACATGGGTATCTACAACCCCGTCTTCGTCAAGTACAGGGTCTGCGGTACCGGAGTTTACAACGCCACAAACCTCTTCATAGTCGGTGTCGATCCGAGGAACACGCTCGATGCCATAGCTGTGAGGTTCCCGGGCGCTTCACTCAGCTTCGGAGCCTTCACGCTGGAGCCCCTGATGGCGGCGGTATCCTTAATACTGTTGGTGGCCACGGTCCTCGTGAGGAAGAGGAGGCATGCCTAGGAGAGTACTTCCCCTCATCTTATTTTTAACACTTGCTTTTCACCCTTCATCGGCTCAAGATGAGCCCCTGGTTTACAGCGATGTGTTGATGAGGATATTGCTGAGGGAGGATGGCTCAGCTACCATAAGCTACGAGTTCACCCTGCTTAACAGAGCTAGCGTTCCTGTGGTCCCGGGTTACGGTTACTTCAACGTGAGCAGTGGTAGGATAATCGACGCTAAGGCCGAGGTGATGGGGAAAAGGGCAGAGGTCATCTTCGAGGATAAGTACGCCCGTTACTCGATATGGGAAGTGATAAAGCCCGGAGGTAGCATTAAAGTCGAACTGAACCTCACAGTATCGGATTTCCTGAGCAGGGGAGTGCTATTCGATGAGTTCAACGCCATATTGGGTCCCTTCCCCTATCCCATCGAAGGGGGAAAGGTTGAGGTGGTAGCCGGGAGCGGCTTGTACATAGTGTACCTCCAGAAGGATGACCTCGGCTCGCTGAATTCGGAGGGAAGCATTAGAGTGAGAGGGGAGGTATCGAGGATACCCCTACCGATGCTCCCCTTCAGCTGGTACCCCATCTTCTGGAGCATCGTGATTTTTGGCCTGGCCCTCACCCTAGCTCTGAGCATGAGGAGGAAGCGGTGATTGAGACTCAGCTTAGCACTAATCCTCCTCTCGCTCACCTTAGTGGAGGTAGCTGCGCAAGGGTCAGTGGGCATAGAGCTGGAAAGGAGCTCCCTCTCTCCGGGCGAGCCCCTGAGGATCGAGATATACAAAGCATGCGAGGTCACGCTCTCAGGCCCTAACCTAACTGAGGTGCTCTTCTCAGGCTACAGCGATCACTTGAACCTCGAGTTGGATACATCAAACCTCCCCCTGGGCTATTACGAGATCCTGAACAACTGCAGCGGTGAGGTAACGAGGGCTAACTTCACTTTAGATGAGCTCTCGATAGAGGCTAGCTCCCCATCTCCTAACATAATAGAAATCGAGGTTTACTCTAGGTTCCTCAAAGCCCCCGTTGAAGCTTCAATCACCGTGAATGGCTCGGCTTACCGAGGCCCCTTCGAGCCCCCTCCGGGGCTCCTCAGGGTGGAGGCCAACTACTCAGGGTTGAGTGTCTCCGAGGTAATAGAGGTCCCTGAGATAGTAGCTAGGGATTACTACACACCTGATAACGTGACTTTGATCATAAGATCTCAGGGGAAGCCCAAGCTCAAGTTGATATCCCCTCTAAACGCGGTCGAGGAGATCGAGGTCAGGAGGCTGAACTCGACCCACTGGATAGCTTCCCTTGAGCCGAGGGGACCAGTGGCTCTAGGTAGCTACGAGGCCATAGTCTCCCTCGGGAACCTGAGCTTTTCGAGGAGCTTCAGAGTGACTTACTTCTACGCTGACTACTCGTACGATGGTAGGTCCCTTGAGCTTCACTTGAGGGACGCCACCACGGGTGAACTGGCCAGAGGTATCCTGGGGCTGAGATCCTGTTTCTGGAACAGGAGCTTTGAGTTCAACGGTACTCTGATCACAGAGGCTGGAGGGCCGCTGGAGCTTTCGTTCGAGGATGAGAGAGGGCTTAAGTTCGAGACGACGATATCGGGGATCTCATCCGAGAAGCACCTCTACTTCCCAGGAGATGATGTGGAGCTGTGCGTGGCTGGGGGGAGCTTCAAGCTCAGGTCCCCGAGCGGCAGGGTCCTGTTGGAGGGCGACGTCGGGGAGATGAGGTCCATCACCTACCCGCTGGTGGAGAGCGTGGAGCTCGGATCTTACTCCCTAGAGCTTGGAAATGCGTCTTGGAGCTTCTACGTGGATAGCTACTCGATAGACGCCAGCTTCAATGGTAGCTACGTGGAGGGGAGGATCAGCTACTTCCTGGTCCCACCGAGCAGCCTGACATACGTGCTCCTACCCTCCAACCTCAGCGGTGAGACCGAGGTGGTGGGAGGGAGCTTCAGGATACTTATGCCCGAGGATCAGACCTCGATCCTCCTGAGCTGCGGTAACGCTAGGGTAGAGCTCAGGAGGTGCCCCTCATCCCTTGAACTAGCTGGAGTTAAGTTAGAGGCGAACAATACGTGTTTGACTGCTGAAGAGAGGGATGAAGGAATAATGATAACTTTGAGATCCTCTAAGGGTTTCTCAACGGTCCTAAGAGCTGAGATCCCCGATGGGAAGGAACCGCTGATACTGGCTGAGGACGGTAGGGTCATCAGGGTGAGGGAGGAGCGGCTAGGGAATCACAGCGGGTTCCTACTGCAGGACGGGTCCCCATCGGACCCGGATGGGGAGGCTAACGGATTGATAAGGATCCTCCTCGCCCTAAGGGAGAGGTCTCCCGAGCGGAGGGTGAAGGAAGCAGGGCATAAGGTTAAGGAGGCCAAGCTCATCAAGGAGTTGAAAGCCGAGGGGTCTGAGGGGAAGTGGAAGGTCAGGATTTACGAGGTCAACGGATCCTCAGCAGGTCTACAGGGCTTTAAGCATGCAAGGAGACCGAATACCCTCATAGAGGAGGAGAATATCGGAGGTTCGACCGATATCAAGGTCAATTACGAGCTAGTGAGGGATGGGAAGATCCTAGTGAGCTTGGATGGGAAGGAGGGGTGGGTGAGGGTAGCCGTGAAGCTACCGAGGGGAGCCGTCGTGGACGAGGTGTTGGCGGATAACGGTAGTAGGAAGGTGGACCTCTGGTACCAGGAGGGGGATGAGCTGGTCTTCTACGACGACCCAAACCTCTACTACTACGTGCTCTACCACGTACCTCCCTGGTGGGATCCCGATGGTGTGAATAGGGGTTACGATTGGCACTACAGGGTCCCGGTTCAGGTGCCGCCTACGCCAGCTAACCACGTGATCTACCTCGATGTGGACTTCGGCTACCTCCTCAGCTTGCTCAACGTGAGCGGTACGTTCGATCCAAACTCAGTGAGGGTTGTCGATGATCAGGGTAGTTTGGTGCCGAGGCAGGAGTTCGTAGCCACGGGCCCCTCTAGAGGTAGAGTGAGGTTCGTCCTGCATAAGGACATCGCTACGCAGACCAACTTCTACGTGTACTTCGACATTTCCGAGAACGGGGCTAAGCCCTACTTGAACACGCTGAACGCGGGGCTCGACTCCGGGACCCTGAGCTACTGGACTTACGGGAGGAACCCATCTACGATAGGCTCGATAATAGGGGCGAGCCCTCCCGGTCCTTACACGGTCTACGATCCCTACGGTAATCCGAACTACGTATCCGATGACGGGGCCCCGATATTCGGGCCCTACTCATTGGTACTGGGCTACAGGACCCCCAGCGGGAGCGAGGATTCAACTACGACCGGCGAGGACACCTGGGCCTACTACGAGTTCACCGTGCCGAGCGATGGGGGCGAGCTCGAGTTCTGGTACAGGGTTGAGTCCTGGGACTCAGCTAACTACGATTACTTCACCGTCACCCTCCGAGATACGGCAGGGAACGTGCTAGCTACCGTGGTCCCCAATTACAACCCCAACCCAGGCAATAGCTACGGCACGTTCGCTGATTCGGGATGGCTCTACGCATCGTACGACTTAGCGAGCTACGCAGGTCAAACCTTAAGGGCTCACTTCCTGGTCCACACCTATTCGGACGATCTTTACAAGACCTGGGCCTACGTCGATAACCTAACCTGGAGCAAGTTGGACCTGACTAGCTACCTGAACGCTCGGATGGTCGAGGGCTTCGGCGTCAACGTGACCTCGCCCAAGGGCAAGCTCGACTACGGCCCGGTCAGGGTCGAGGCCAGGGTCGATGCCAGGGCCAGCGTGCTGGCTAGGATATACGACCCCCTTGGGAACTTAGTAGCTACGGCGCAGCTTTACGATGACGGGACCAACGGTGATGCAGTAGCCAACGATGGGGTCTACACTAACGCCAATGCCTACTCCCTCACGCCCAGCTCACCCCTCGGTAGGTGGAGGGTCTTGGTGCTAGCCAACGACTCCTCGACGTCGACCTACTCGCCCTCGTACAATGGGCTCATACACATCCCAGGCAGGCCCTACGAGGTCAATTACACCGACTTCTTCAACGTGGGTGAGTCAACTTTCTTCTTCGGACCCCTGAGCGGGGTATTATTTGAGGACAGGAGCCCCCTGGCTTCCAAGGGTAACGAGGATAAACCCTTCGCCAATGTACACGTTTACGCTTTCAAGGACGACGGTGATGGTGCCTTCGATCCGCTCAACGATGCCCTGGTCACCTGGGGTATGAGTGGAGCGGATGGGGGCTATAAGCTATCCTTACTACCCGGGAGCTACTTCTTAATGATCAACTCCAGGGAGCTGAGTCCTGAGCTCAACGCAGGACACTCGGTTGAGGAGACCTGGGCCGATCAGACTTACGGGGTTGAGTGGAACGGTAGCGCTTACGTCGGTACCGAGAAGTTCGGTGGGCTAGATCCTAGCGTGAGCGATGCCTGTACGCTGGAGGTAGTGCTTCACGATGACTTCGAGACCTGGACAGGATGGTACAGATACGGGAGCGGTGACGTAAGGCGATCTAACGTCGAGTTCTACAACGGCAGCTATAGCCTCGAGAAGTATACTTGGAACGATCCTAACGGAGGGTATAAGCCGCTGGGGAGAACCATAGGAAGGGGTTACGTGCTCCAGGGCTACGCCTTCAGACCAATCCCAATTGGAGTGAGGTCCAGGGTAGCCGTAGCTCTGGTCGACGGTAGCTACAACGGATACGGTTTCATAGTGGATCACAGGAACAACAGGGTTAGCATCGTCAGGAGGACAGGTGGAACTGCCACGACCCTATCTCAAGTGAACTACAATCCTCCTGAAGCGACTTGGTACTTCTGGAAGTTGATCCTCCTGACCAACAACACCATAGTGTTCAGGCTCTACGACACCGATGGCACCTTGCTGACCCAGGTGAGGGCGACTGATGCCACTTACAACAGCTTCGATAGGGTGCTCGTACAGGGGGACGCGACTTACTACCTTGATGTCCTCGTCCTGTGGAGGCTCCCCCAACGCTGCGAGCACTTAGCTAAGGTCAGCACTGCTAACTACCTGGGCGAGAGCATCGACTTCGGTTT
This is a stretch of genomic DNA from Candidatus Korarchaeum sp.. It encodes these proteins:
- a CDS encoding KaiC domain-containing protein; this encodes MTVERVKTGIPGFDELVDGGIPRRNIVLLSGGPGTGKTIFSQQFLHYGLTLGEPGVLVTLEEHPVQVRREMAAFGWDVRKYEEEGSFAIVDAFTGGIGEAARRERFVVRSVDDVGEFMDVLREALRDTKAQRAAIDSVSTLYLTRPVTARNVLMQLKRVLSGLGVTALLVSQVSVTERGFGGPGVEHASDGIIRLDLDEVNGELVRSLIIWKMRGTRHDMRRHPFEITDDGIRVHPDRILRERSLRGD
- a CDS encoding transcriptional regulator; this encodes MIDVSEEIPLKPVGKEDVRKLELALLLGTLLRPDVLEKVRSSEDRLTWLDSLVVAAGALARERAGYSASKIADELGRTEATIRNHLTGKTEAGKLVRETYDGIRSKGVLEIPMVSQRELEELRERIRRYEDLLRELEERMKELEDLMLRMKELFSKFGPS
- a CDS encoding choice-of-anchor X domain-containing protein, which encodes MRLSLALILLSLTLVEVAAQGSVGIELERSSLSPGEPLRIEIYKACEVTLSGPNLTEVLFSGYSDHLNLELDTSNLPLGYYEILNNCSGEVTRANFTLDELSIEASSPSPNIIEIEVYSRFLKAPVEASITVNGSAYRGPFEPPPGLLRVEANYSGLSVSEVIEVPEIVARDYYTPDNVTLIIRSQGKPKLKLISPLNAVEEIEVRRLNSTHWIASLEPRGPVALGSYEAIVSLGNLSFSRSFRVTYFYADYSYDGRSLELHLRDATTGELARGILGLRSCFWNRSFEFNGTLITEAGGPLELSFEDERGLKFETTISGISSEKHLYFPGDDVELCVAGGSFKLRSPSGRVLLEGDVGEMRSITYPLVESVELGSYSLELGNASWSFYVDSYSIDASFNGSYVEGRISYFLVPPSSLTYVLLPSNLSGETEVVGGSFRILMPEDQTSILLSCGNARVELRRCPSSLELAGVKLEANNTCLTAEERDEGIMITLRSSKGFSTVLRAEIPDGKEPLILAEDGRVIRVREERLGNHSGFLLQDGSPSDPDGEANGLIRILLALRERSPERRVKEAGHKVKEAKLIKELKAEGSEGKWKVRIYEVNGSSAGLQGFKHARRPNTLIEEENIGGSTDIKVNYELVRDGKILVSLDGKEGWVRVAVKLPRGAVVDEVLADNGSRKVDLWYQEGDELVFYDDPNLYYYVLYHVPPWWDPDGVNRGYDWHYRVPVQVPPTPANHVIYLDVDFGYLLSLLNVSGTFDPNSVRVVDDQGSLVPRQEFVATGPSRGRVRFVLHKDIATQTNFYVYFDISENGAKPYLNTLNAGLDSGTLSYWTYGRNPSTIGSIIGASPPGPYTVYDPYGNPNYVSDDGAPIFGPYSLVLGYRTPSGSEDSTTTGEDTWAYYEFTVPSDGGELEFWYRVESWDSANYDYFTVTLRDTAGNVLATVVPNYNPNPGNSYGTFADSGWLYASYDLASYAGQTLRAHFLVHTYSDDLYKTWAYVDNLTWSKLDLTSYLNARMVEGFGVNVTSPKGKLDYGPVRVEARVDARASVLARIYDPLGNLVATAQLYDDGTNGDAVANDGVYTNANAYSLTPSSPLGRWRVLVLANDSSTSTYSPSYNGLIHIPGRPYEVNYTDFFNVGESTFFFGPLSGVLFEDRSPLASKGNEDKPFANVHVYAFKDDGDGAFDPLNDALVTWGMSGADGGYKLSLLPGSYFLMINSRELSPELNAGHSVEETWADQTYGVEWNGSAYVGTEKFGGLDPSVSDACTLEVVLHDDFETWTGWYRYGSGDVRRSNVEFYNGSYSLEKYTWNDPNGGYKPLGRTIGRGYVLQGYAFRPIPIGVRSRVAVALVDGSYNGYGFIVDHRNNRVSIVRRTGGTATTLSQVNYNPPEATWYFWKLILLTNNTIVFRLYDTDGTLLTQVRATDATYNSFDRVLVQGDATYYLDVLVLWRLPQRCEHLAKVSTANYLGESIDFGFSYEVIVNTKDVDDAPTELRFAQGSLRQFILNSNAIYRMQKSHFRIPKTDSGYVQENMPSGDKIDVWRIVLSSELPVVTDPVNLTARTQPGSSSLIEGSYVGCDNYRIPDFETPRVELYGNGYTVFNLSAKYAQLEGFSVYMTPYAVSAMGSDNRYLIRDNFIGAYANGTDAPKVFFGVSIGKYGAPVIYRNLSAVVKHNIIAGALHYGVVVNSGNIANAKVEENWVRGCGIEYSVGDGISLQTNGNLVLHNLIEGNSNNGDTSVMDGGAGIELIVWTVEQSEGLNKVINNSILNNGRWGVSVLSTYTKADISGNSISGNGIGIIVSHTSVANITGNCIFNNSRVGIDLDTSGNPNGDDVTPNDGQMNPSHPNNGIDYPVITSALLLDDQLYLEGFIGREDVGGSPNFGGALVEIYLVRNSTKGDDLLGNNLSQGGQLPKSYGEGWIYLGRLLANANGYFSGSLDVSGKGVDPGSLITATATLNGTSEFGPNAPAMRRRNLSASIRVDGMEATVSVTAHEFRHHNVIVYWVKPENMSVVSMSGDYNQWGTVGDVYWWRFNKIEAGETKHVYLTFSSSGEYRLLDALMLGLDPPTGSLSLEVREFSTITFYPNGTHRVSRLWGFLTLNNTSPDPISSLELYLDAPGYVFYLDYPAPSSEPDALPLNYSYLAPFSYVRWRYEAPASEAMVPLEIRERNLSCGVEVIVLAKEDVNGVRIRKLGEVWEIGDMRRGGSRSRTFSVSGCVSEVASVEFRYANASLLTKLRRLRGVSNAEVDVIKELAGSTARARANFRNRASSLIYNLTEICIMRSPTGPVLYCESPGVILRPGEAYETAYFSETVGSIPVYYANASFTIVPSMAGSTVPLRSLASGLHVAVASLPETVCCITSPPTVTTSPTAVTTTIVGATRPTTTAAVPTAPAATRTETTLTTPAPTETAPVTTTPWVPINITVPPEVRRLPLTFLMSLGLPLMIVLLMMRRRTSLVVSDYRTLRILREEGRLQDLARIFRVAITDLTLLMALGDEDLLRAIVSLGPDIHITESKDIELITSLAPPGIDLDTLLARELARRLRVSFLPDLLLGR